The following proteins come from a genomic window of Ilumatobacter coccineus YM16-304:
- the pheT gene encoding phenylalanine--tRNA ligase subunit beta, with protein sequence MKILLSWLNEYGDFGDPTDAAAVERVAAALTSLGLEVESIDRVGDTVDGVVTARILRLESHPDAAKVQRVYVDAGDGTELHVWCGADNISVDDIVPLATLGTAMPNGMTIERRGILGIDSEGMLCSAQELGLGEDHSGIRLLPSGTPLGVPYGEALNIQPDVLIDANVTRNRPDCWGYVGIARDLAAKLGVEFRPPTPTLHVTGAPRSAPVELLDPARCPRFTSTVISGVEVKPSADWMASRLTAAGMRPINNVVDVSNYVMLELNQPNHAYDLDTLGGGGFRVRRAADGEHLVTLDGEDRTFGTDDLLICDANDTPIGLGGVMGGLDSEISDSTTTVALEMAWFDLSPIGKTVTRTGLRSEASQRFERGVDPHGMPTAIARFVELLGETCPGLTVHDGAIDERDDEHLPPAERYTEVRIANVNRILGTSLTADDLPAILDPIGYTVSGTGDTRTVVLPTWRLDSTAEIDVIEEIARHYGYDRLGASVPKSIEPGGLTARQQRRRLVRSVLLGLGVSEAMPNPFLAPDTLAKAGLPSEAISITNPLVTEESVLRTSLRPGLLRAIAYNESHRRTGARFFEIGHVYPPSDGELPAEYEALTVVLAGEAAPAALQVWRELTATLGGGARIDQSKVPPGLHATRSATLQAGKQPLGAVGEVAPDVLAAFDVTERVAILEIDLDQFLAREPKPVQWKATSRQPSSDLDLAFKLPDSIAAEKLDKAIRQGAGKLLVDLDLFDNFRGVSVGADARSLAFRLRLQAPDRSLTDADIADVRRGVEAAAIKLGAELRS encoded by the coding sequence ATGAAAATTCTCTTGTCCTGGCTGAACGAGTACGGCGACTTCGGCGACCCGACCGACGCCGCCGCCGTCGAGCGCGTCGCTGCGGCCCTCACGTCGCTCGGTCTCGAAGTCGAATCGATCGATCGCGTCGGCGACACCGTCGATGGCGTCGTGACCGCACGGATCCTGCGGCTCGAATCGCACCCCGATGCTGCGAAGGTGCAGCGTGTGTACGTCGACGCCGGCGACGGCACCGAACTGCACGTGTGGTGTGGCGCCGACAACATCTCGGTCGACGACATCGTTCCCCTGGCCACGCTCGGTACCGCGATGCCGAACGGGATGACGATCGAGCGCCGCGGCATCCTCGGCATCGATTCGGAAGGCATGCTCTGCTCGGCCCAGGAACTGGGCCTCGGCGAGGACCACAGCGGCATCCGACTGCTCCCGTCCGGGACCCCGCTCGGCGTGCCGTACGGCGAGGCACTGAACATCCAGCCCGACGTGCTCATCGACGCGAACGTCACCCGCAACCGGCCCGACTGCTGGGGCTACGTCGGCATCGCCCGCGACCTCGCCGCCAAGCTCGGCGTCGAATTCCGCCCGCCCACACCGACCCTCCACGTGACCGGCGCACCTCGATCGGCGCCGGTCGAACTGCTCGACCCCGCTCGCTGCCCCCGATTCACCTCCACCGTGATCTCGGGCGTCGAGGTCAAGCCGTCGGCAGACTGGATGGCGAGCCGCCTCACCGCGGCCGGAATGCGCCCGATCAACAACGTCGTCGACGTGAGCAACTACGTGATGCTCGAGTTGAACCAACCCAACCACGCGTACGACCTCGACACGCTCGGCGGAGGTGGGTTCCGCGTGCGCCGAGCCGCCGACGGCGAGCACCTCGTCACCCTCGACGGCGAAGACCGCACCTTCGGCACCGACGACCTCCTCATCTGCGACGCCAATGACACGCCGATCGGACTCGGTGGTGTGATGGGCGGCCTCGACTCCGAGATCTCCGACTCCACGACCACGGTCGCGCTCGAGATGGCGTGGTTCGACCTGTCGCCGATCGGCAAGACGGTCACCCGCACCGGTCTCCGCTCGGAGGCCTCGCAGCGTTTCGAGCGCGGTGTCGACCCGCACGGCATGCCGACGGCCATCGCTCGATTCGTCGAACTGCTCGGCGAGACGTGCCCTGGTCTCACCGTGCACGACGGCGCGATCGACGAACGCGACGACGAGCACCTCCCGCCCGCCGAGCGGTACACCGAGGTGCGCATCGCGAACGTCAACCGGATCCTCGGCACGTCGCTGACCGCCGACGACCTGCCGGCGATCCTCGACCCGATCGGCTACACGGTGTCGGGCACCGGCGACACCCGGACGGTCGTCCTGCCGACCTGGCGCCTCGATTCGACCGCCGAGATCGACGTGATCGAGGAGATCGCCCGCCACTACGGCTACGACCGGCTCGGCGCGAGCGTCCCCAAGTCGATCGAGCCCGGTGGGCTGACCGCACGCCAGCAGCGCCGCCGCCTCGTCCGCAGCGTGCTGCTCGGTCTCGGCGTCTCCGAGGCCATGCCCAACCCGTTCCTGGCACCCGACACGCTCGCGAAGGCCGGTCTGCCGAGCGAGGCGATCTCGATCACCAACCCGCTCGTGACCGAGGAGTCGGTGCTGCGCACCTCGCTTCGACCCGGCCTGCTCCGGGCCATCGCGTACAACGAGTCGCACCGTCGTACCGGCGCCCGGTTCTTCGAGATCGGCCACGTGTACCCGCCGAGCGACGGGGAACTCCCCGCCGAGTACGAAGCCCTCACGGTGGTGCTGGCCGGCGAAGCAGCGCCCGCCGCGCTCCAGGTCTGGCGGGAGCTCACCGCAACACTCGGCGGCGGAGCCCGCATCGATCAGAGCAAGGTGCCACCCGGACTGCACGCCACCCGCTCCGCCACGCTGCAGGCGGGCAAGCAGCCGCTCGGGGCCGTGGGCGAGGTCGCTCCCGACGTGCTCGCTGCATTCGACGTGACCGAACGGGTCGCGATCCTCGAGATCGACCTCGATCAGTTCCTCGCGCGCGAGCCGAAGCCGGTGCAATGGAAGGCCACCAGCCGGCAACCGTCGAGCGATCTCGACCTCGCGTTCAAGCTGCCCGACTCGATCGCTGCCGAGAAGCTCGACAAGGCCATCCGCCAGGGCGCTGGGAAGCTGCTCGTCGACCTCGACCTGTTCGACAACTTCCGCGGCGTCTCCGTCGGTGCCGACGCACGTTCGCTGGCGTTCCGCCTGCGGCTGCAGGCTCCCGACCGGAGCCTCACCGATGCTGACATCGCCGACGTCCGCCGTGGCGTCGAAGCCGCGGCGATCAAACTCGGCGCCGAGCTGCGGAGCTGA
- a CDS encoding potassium channel family protein, with protein sequence MIGQYLVIGVGRFGSAVARTLYDLGHEVVAVDRDEAELQAVMGHVTHAAVLDATDERALDRLGLAHFEVVIVAIGDDLEASILATVGSKAGGARYVIAKANDRSMARILATVGADEIVRPEHDMGARLAMQLASPSEVASLELGPDNSIVELDVRDLLVGTLETLRLPARFGVQVLAVHRGRDVIVSPGASFALASGDRIVVIGKNSDLDTLREHLPR encoded by the coding sequence ATGATCGGGCAGTACCTCGTCATCGGCGTCGGACGCTTCGGATCCGCAGTCGCGCGCACCCTCTACGACCTCGGTCACGAGGTGGTGGCCGTCGACCGCGACGAAGCCGAACTGCAGGCGGTGATGGGGCACGTCACGCACGCAGCGGTGCTCGACGCCACCGACGAACGAGCGCTCGACCGGCTCGGTCTGGCTCACTTCGAAGTGGTGATCGTGGCGATCGGCGACGACCTCGAAGCGAGCATTCTCGCCACCGTCGGCTCGAAGGCCGGGGGAGCGCGATACGTGATCGCCAAGGCCAACGATCGATCGATGGCCCGGATCCTCGCCACCGTCGGCGCCGACGAGATCGTGCGGCCCGAACACGACATGGGCGCTCGTCTCGCGATGCAGTTGGCGTCGCCCAGTGAGGTGGCGTCGCTCGAACTCGGCCCCGACAACAGCATCGTCGAACTCGATGTCCGCGACCTCCTCGTCGGGACACTCGAAACGCTCCGCTTGCCGGCCAGGTTCGGTGTGCAGGTGCTTGCGGTGCACCGCGGTCGCGACGTGATCGTGTCGCCGGGTGCGTCGTTCGCGCTCGCCTCGGGTGACCGAATCGTGGTGATCGGGAAGAACAGCGATCTCGACACGCTCAGAGAGCACCTGCCGCGATGA
- a CDS encoding DUF4230 domain-containing protein — protein sequence MSRRDRRGPGLLGLGAIAVVGMLAFGVIGPGLFDISFPFTSESKDHSPPVVLTELRDLAEFRAAEADFEVIVDRENDVKWVPGFIAGDRVQYVAVGSVDATVDFAGLTDDSIIFDEDNDQATIILPAPSIGEPVIDFENSGVMNRDRGVLDRLGGVFSDNPTAEESLIVEAQNKMIAGVGESDLLERARENTEKMLTTLLGGVGVDDVEVVFEMPSGV from the coding sequence ATGTCACGCAGAGATCGCAGAGGACCCGGCCTGTTGGGGCTCGGAGCCATCGCCGTGGTCGGGATGCTCGCCTTCGGCGTCATCGGGCCGGGGCTGTTCGACATCTCGTTCCCGTTCACGTCCGAGAGCAAGGATCATTCGCCACCGGTCGTGTTGACCGAACTCCGAGATCTCGCCGAGTTCCGTGCCGCCGAGGCTGACTTCGAGGTCATCGTCGATCGAGAGAACGACGTCAAGTGGGTGCCCGGGTTCATCGCCGGCGACCGGGTCCAGTACGTGGCGGTCGGCAGCGTCGACGCCACGGTCGACTTCGCCGGGCTCACCGACGACTCGATCATCTTCGACGAGGACAACGACCAGGCGACGATCATCTTGCCGGCGCCGTCGATCGGCGAACCGGTGATCGACTTCGAGAACAGCGGCGTGATGAATCGCGACCGCGGCGTCCTCGACCGGCTCGGCGGCGTGTTCAGCGACAATCCGACGGCCGAGGAGTCGTTGATCGTCGAAGCCCAGAACAAGATGATCGCCGGGGTCGGCGAGAGCGACCTGCTCGAACGAGCACGCGAGAACACCGAGAAGATGCTCACCACGTTGCTGGGCGGAGTCGGCGTCGACGACGTCGAGGTCGTGTTCGAGATGCCGTCGGGCGTCTAA
- the rpmI gene encoding 50S ribosomal protein L35 — translation MPKMKTSKTAAKRFKKTGTGKLRREQANNQHLFEKKSSRRKRRLEADVDVHPGDAKKIKRLLAER, via the coding sequence ATGCCAAAGATGAAGACATCGAAGACCGCCGCGAAGCGGTTCAAGAAGACCGGGACGGGCAAGCTCCGTCGCGAGCAGGCCAACAACCAGCACCTCTTCGAGAAGAAGTCGTCGCGCCGCAAGCGTCGCCTCGAGGCCGACGTCGACGTGCATCCTGGTGATGCGAAGAAGATCAAGCGTCTCCTCGCCGAGCGCTGA
- a CDS encoding TrmH family RNA methyltransferase, protein MNNSTVQALRKLLAQRSARHDDGRFVIEGPVSTAEAVAAGWNCLMQFVPEGSGVRIEGAGPVQELADGVFERVGSTKNPQAPLTVCEMPTASSADVLRDASFVVVLDQLNDPGNLGTILRSAEAAGADAVVLTPGSVDVYNPKVVRASASAIFHVPVVTATLEQVADAGLTLAGTTSHAFPGRSVVAHTAADLTGRVAIVMGNEAAGLPDEWNDEVGPIGLWLTIPHRGRTESLNVAMATTVLVFEVARQRT, encoded by the coding sequence ATGAACAACTCCACCGTGCAGGCGCTGCGCAAGCTGCTGGCGCAACGCAGCGCCCGCCACGACGACGGCCGCTTCGTGATCGAGGGGCCGGTGTCGACCGCCGAGGCCGTGGCCGCTGGGTGGAACTGTCTGATGCAGTTCGTGCCGGAGGGGTCCGGCGTGCGCATCGAGGGGGCAGGGCCGGTCCAGGAGTTGGCCGACGGCGTGTTCGAACGCGTCGGTTCGACGAAGAACCCGCAGGCACCGTTGACGGTCTGCGAGATGCCGACGGCGTCGTCGGCTGACGTGCTGCGCGATGCCTCGTTCGTCGTCGTCCTCGACCAACTCAACGACCCCGGCAACCTCGGCACCATTCTCCGTTCGGCGGAAGCTGCCGGCGCCGACGCCGTCGTGCTCACGCCCGGCTCGGTCGACGTGTACAACCCCAAGGTCGTCCGCGCCTCCGCGAGCGCGATCTTCCACGTGCCGGTCGTGACCGCCACGCTCGAACAGGTCGCCGATGCCGGGCTCACGCTGGCAGGCACCACCAGCCACGCGTTTCCGGGTCGCTCGGTCGTGGCGCACACCGCTGCGGATCTGACCGGGCGTGTCGCGATCGTGATGGGAAACGAGGCCGCAGGGCTCCCCGACGAGTGGAACGACGAGGTCGGCCCCATCGGACTCTGGCTGACGATCCCGCATCGTGGACGCACCGAGTCGCTCAACGTCGCGATGGCCACGACGGTGCTCGTGTTCGAAGTCGCCCGCCAACGTACGTGA
- a CDS encoding ACT domain-containing protein, with the protein MSGAPGETDLRKMLSSLDVERRPGSFTFVEVDEATAEQLAVAHAMIVEDESTTLVLDVAEARRLGLPVVVDMAWLSLTVQSSLEAVGLTAAFSVALGEQGISCNVLAGFRHDHLLVPSDRADDAIEALIGLR; encoded by the coding sequence ATGAGCGGCGCTCCGGGCGAAACCGACCTGCGGAAGATGTTGTCGTCGCTCGACGTCGAACGTCGCCCGGGATCGTTCACGTTCGTCGAGGTCGATGAGGCGACTGCGGAGCAGCTCGCCGTCGCCCACGCGATGATCGTCGAAGACGAGTCGACGACGCTCGTGCTCGACGTCGCCGAGGCCCGCCGCCTCGGCCTCCCGGTGGTGGTCGACATGGCGTGGCTCTCGCTCACCGTGCAGTCGAGCCTCGAAGCGGTCGGGCTGACCGCAGCGTTCAGCGTGGCGTTGGGCGAGCAGGGGATCTCGTGCAACGTGCTCGCCGGGTTCCGCCACGATCACCTCCTCGTACCGAGCGACCGCGCCGACGACGCGATCGAGGCGTTGATCGGTCTGCGGTGA
- a CDS encoding glyoxalase superfamily protein, with product MSTQICPILRVADAARSVEWYAQLGFEQIFEHRFADGMPAYVGIQRDDAVIHLSEHTGDAPGPGLIYVWVEQIDPLAAHFGTTPDDMPWGRDIEVTDPDGNRIRLAEARNPE from the coding sequence ATGTCGACGCAGATCTGCCCCATCCTCCGGGTCGCCGATGCCGCTCGATCGGTCGAGTGGTACGCCCAACTCGGGTTCGAGCAGATCTTCGAGCACCGCTTCGCCGACGGCATGCCGGCCTACGTCGGCATCCAGCGAGACGATGCGGTGATCCACCTCTCCGAACACACCGGCGATGCGCCGGGTCCGGGCCTGATCTACGTGTGGGTCGAGCAGATCGACCCGCTCGCGGCGCACTTCGGTACGACTCCCGACGACATGCCGTGGGGACGCGACATCGAGGTGACCGACCCCGATGGCAACCGCATCCGCCTCGCCGAGGCCCGCAACCCGGAGTGA
- a CDS encoding YqgE/AlgH family protein — MFGTSVQTKGRLLVATPPLEDPHFDRTVVYVLEHHEDGAIGVVLNRPTIESLDEPLDRWIDLQSVPSSVFGGGPVETTALIALATTKEPLSDDHEHLSPISGEIVSADLSADPAIVAASVDAVRIFRGYAGWGAGQLDGEIAAGAWLVLDAEAGDVFSDDPEDLWHAVLRRQPGRLSWLALAPDDLSLN, encoded by the coding sequence ATGTTCGGGACATCGGTGCAGACGAAGGGTCGCTTGCTCGTCGCCACGCCTCCGCTCGAAGACCCTCACTTCGACCGCACCGTGGTGTACGTGCTCGAACACCACGAGGACGGTGCGATCGGCGTCGTGCTCAATCGTCCGACCATCGAGAGCCTCGACGAGCCGCTCGACCGGTGGATCGACCTGCAGTCGGTGCCGTCGTCGGTGTTCGGTGGTGGTCCGGTCGAGACCACCGCGTTGATCGCGCTCGCCACGACGAAGGAACCACTGAGCGACGACCACGAGCACCTCTCCCCCATCTCGGGTGAGATCGTGTCGGCCGATCTGTCCGCCGATCCGGCGATCGTCGCCGCGTCGGTCGACGCCGTGCGGATCTTCCGCGGGTACGCCGGTTGGGGCGCCGGTCAACTCGACGGCGAGATCGCCGCCGGCGCCTGGCTGGTGCTCGACGCCGAAGCGGGTGACGTGTTCTCCGACGACCCCGAAGACCTGTGGCACGCGGTGCTGCGACGTCAGCCCGGCCGCCTGTCGTGGCTGGCCCTGGCTCCCGACGACCTCAGTCTGAACTGA
- the rplT gene encoding 50S ribosomal protein L20, with translation MARVKRGVTKTNRHKKVLDQAKGYYGNKSRSFRAANEQVMRSGNYAFRDRRARKGEMRRLWIQRINAACRLNDMSYSRFIAGMNAAGIEVDRKILADLAVTDAAAFATLVEKAKAAL, from the coding sequence ATGGCAAGAGTAAAGCGTGGCGTCACCAAGACGAACCGCCACAAGAAGGTCCTGGATCAGGCGAAGGGTTACTACGGCAACAAGAGCCGTTCGTTCCGCGCCGCCAACGAGCAGGTCATGCGGTCGGGCAACTATGCCTTCCGTGACCGTCGTGCTCGCAAGGGCGAGATGCGTCGCCTCTGGATCCAGCGGATCAACGCAGCGTGTCGTCTCAACGACATGAGCTACAGCCGCTTCATCGCGGGCATGAACGCCGCCGGCATCGAAGTCGACCGCAAGATCCTCGCCGATCTCGCCGTCACCGATGCAGCAGCGTTCGCGACGCTCGTCGAGAAGGCCAAGGCCGCTCTCTGA
- a CDS encoding TrkH family potassium uptake protein, with the protein MIDRRGGERSGVRRVVARRSRSLATPTRLITLSFAGAIALGTLLLALPVSHGDRRIGVLDALFTATSAVCVTGLAVVDTGTAFSGFGQFVILLLFQLGGLGLLTIGTLLALATGRRLGVGDRLKVQEQVTGSDAGGIVALVRSIAVVVALAEITGALLLYSRFASTEGIGTGAWHAVFHSVSAFNNAGFSLNSDSLMGYVDDPIVNVTVMLLIVVGGLGFMVITNLYRWSQRSSPRVRLTLHTRMVVSMTAFLTAAGASLILITEWNNDDTLGALGAPGRVLAGIFQSVTPRTAGFNTVDYGDLTTAGLLVTMLLMFIGGNPGSTAGGIKTITFYVVVLSIWSTLRGRADTTVFHRRIAQETVARAAAIAGGAAIVGGAAVTMLAMLEPDIALQSLLFETISALGTVGLSVGITAELGDSARLIVIMLMFVGRIGLLTFALALVSRERPTTMRHPVEDVVVG; encoded by the coding sequence GTGATCGATCGGCGCGGCGGTGAGCGATCGGGCGTCCGCCGGGTCGTGGCGCGTCGCTCACGATCGCTCGCCACGCCGACCCGCCTGATCACACTTTCGTTCGCCGGCGCCATCGCACTCGGCACGCTGCTGCTGGCCCTCCCGGTGTCGCACGGCGACCGTCGCATCGGCGTGCTCGATGCGCTGTTCACCGCCACGAGTGCCGTGTGCGTCACCGGCTTGGCCGTGGTCGACACCGGGACCGCTTTCAGTGGGTTCGGGCAGTTCGTGATCCTGCTCCTCTTCCAGTTGGGTGGCCTCGGCCTGCTCACGATCGGCACGCTGCTCGCGCTCGCCACGGGACGCCGGCTCGGTGTCGGCGATCGTCTGAAGGTGCAGGAGCAGGTGACCGGGTCGGATGCCGGCGGCATCGTCGCACTGGTGCGATCGATCGCCGTCGTCGTTGCGCTCGCCGAGATCACCGGGGCGCTGCTGCTCTACAGCCGTTTCGCCTCGACCGAAGGCATCGGAACCGGAGCCTGGCACGCGGTGTTCCACAGCGTGTCGGCGTTCAACAACGCCGGATTCTCGCTCAACAGCGACAGCCTGATGGGCTACGTCGACGACCCGATCGTCAACGTCACCGTGATGCTCCTCATCGTCGTCGGCGGTCTCGGTTTCATGGTGATCACCAACCTGTACCGATGGTCGCAGCGGTCGTCGCCGCGAGTACGGCTCACCCTGCACACCCGCATGGTGGTGTCGATGACGGCGTTCCTGACCGCGGCGGGGGCGAGCCTCATCCTGATCACCGAGTGGAACAACGACGACACGCTCGGTGCGCTCGGGGCACCCGGTCGCGTGCTGGCCGGGATCTTCCAGTCGGTCACGCCGCGCACCGCCGGGTTCAACACCGTCGACTACGGCGATCTCACCACTGCCGGACTGCTGGTCACGATGCTGCTCATGTTCATCGGTGGCAACCCGGGCTCGACCGCAGGTGGCATCAAGACCATCACGTTCTACGTCGTCGTGCTGAGCATCTGGAGCACCCTGCGAGGACGGGCCGACACCACGGTGTTCCACCGGCGAATCGCCCAGGAGACCGTCGCACGTGCGGCTGCCATCGCCGGTGGTGCGGCGATTGTCGGCGGGGCCGCCGTCACGATGCTGGCCATGCTCGAACCCGACATCGCGCTGCAGTCGTTGTTGTTCGAGACGATCTCGGCGCTCGGCACCGTGGGTTTGTCGGTCGGAATCACAGCAGAACTCGGAGATTCCGCCAGACTGATCGTCATCATGTTGATGTTCGTCGGCCGCATCGGACTGCTCACGTTCGCACTGGCGCTGGTGAGTCGCGAGCGGCCGACCACGATGCGTCATCCGGTCGAAGACGTGGTGGTCGGCTGA
- the pheS gene encoding phenylalanine--tRNA ligase subunit alpha, with protein sequence MNPDILTEITSARDAALAEIASASTPDAVASMTTRFAGKKGELAGLKKRLGSLDSIDEKKAAGAAINEAMAAVDAALDEQRSALNAAALAAQVENERLDLTEYVGKPTRGKAHLVTQAWERLEDVFVGLGFQVAEGPEVETDWHNFEALNMGEGHPARGEFDTLFVDHVPPGGAPGSTVLRTHTSPVQIRTMLEKEPPIYIVAPGRVFRRDTPDATHMPVFHQIEGLVIDRNISMADLAGTIQAFTTAFFGKDWNSRLRPDYFPFTEPSAEFDIQRPDGSWIELGGCGMVHPNVLRAGGIDPEEWSGFAFGFGIDRMALMRHGVDDLRAMYADDLRFTSQF encoded by the coding sequence TTGAACCCGGACATCCTCACGGAAATCACCTCGGCTCGTGACGCCGCTCTCGCCGAGATTGCCTCGGCCTCGACCCCTGACGCGGTCGCATCGATGACGACGCGCTTCGCCGGCAAGAAGGGGGAGCTCGCCGGTCTCAAGAAGCGGCTGGGGTCGCTCGACTCGATCGACGAGAAGAAGGCCGCCGGGGCAGCGATCAACGAGGCGATGGCCGCCGTCGACGCCGCCCTCGACGAACAGCGATCGGCGCTCAACGCCGCCGCCCTCGCCGCCCAGGTCGAGAACGAACGACTCGACCTGACCGAATACGTCGGCAAGCCGACCCGCGGCAAGGCACACCTGGTGACCCAAGCGTGGGAACGGCTCGAAGACGTCTTCGTCGGCCTCGGCTTCCAGGTAGCCGAAGGCCCCGAGGTCGAGACCGACTGGCACAACTTCGAAGCGCTCAACATGGGGGAGGGGCACCCGGCTCGCGGTGAGTTCGACACGCTGTTCGTCGACCACGTACCGCCAGGCGGAGCGCCCGGCAGCACCGTGCTGCGCACCCACACGTCACCGGTGCAGATCCGCACGATGCTCGAGAAGGAGCCGCCGATCTACATCGTCGCTCCGGGGCGCGTGTTCCGACGCGACACGCCCGACGCCACCCACATGCCGGTGTTTCATCAGATCGAGGGGCTGGTCATCGACCGCAACATCTCGATGGCCGACCTCGCCGGCACGATCCAGGCGTTCACCACCGCGTTCTTCGGCAAGGACTGGAACTCGCGGCTGCGGCCCGACTACTTCCCGTTCACCGAACCGTCGGCCGAGTTCGACATCCAACGCCCCGACGGCTCGTGGATCGAGCTGGGCGGCTGCGGCATGGTGCATCCCAACGTTCTCCGTGCCGGCGGCATCGACCCCGAGGAGTGGAGCGGATTCGCCTTCGGTTTCGGCATCGACCGCATGGCCCTGATGCGCCACGGCGTCGACGATCTCCGTGCCATGTACGCGGACGACCTCCGCTTCACCTCGCAATTCTGA
- the infC gene encoding translation initiation factor IF-3 produces MNDRIRSREVRLIGPSGDQLGIKPVPEALRMARGLDLDLVEVAPGANPPVCRIMDYGKFKYEEDQKAKEARKKSTNVSVKEVKYRPKIGKGDFDTKTRNVVRFIDEGHKVKVTLQFRGREMAHPELGAKILDQVIEAVGPAAKLDSRSRLEGRAMSMVLSPDKQAQEAIKKAELEEAQRIEREEAEKAAEQDVADSTDTSSEADDSSAATDAD; encoded by the coding sequence GTGAACGACCGTATCCGATCCCGTGAAGTCCGTCTGATCGGACCCAGCGGGGACCAACTCGGAATCAAACCCGTTCCCGAGGCGCTGCGTATGGCCCGAGGACTCGATCTCGACCTCGTCGAGGTCGCCCCCGGCGCGAACCCGCCCGTATGTCGAATCATGGACTACGGGAAGTTCAAGTACGAAGAGGACCAGAAGGCCAAAGAGGCCCGCAAGAAGTCGACCAACGTGTCGGTGAAAGAAGTCAAGTACCGGCCGAAGATCGGCAAGGGTGACTTCGACACCAAGACACGCAACGTCGTTCGGTTCATCGACGAGGGACACAAGGTCAAAGTGACCTTGCAGTTCCGCGGCCGCGAGATGGCGCACCCCGAACTCGGGGCGAAGATTCTCGATCAGGTCATCGAAGCGGTGGGACCGGCAGCGAAACTCGACAGCCGTTCACGACTCGAGGGTCGTGCGATGTCGATGGTGCTGTCACCGGACAAGCAGGCCCAAGAGGCCATCAAGAAGGCTGAACTCGAGGAAGCCCAGCGCATCGAGCGCGAGGAAGCCGAGAAGGCAGCCGAACAAGACGTCGCAGATTCGACTGACACGTCGTCCGAAGCGGACGATTCGTCAGCTGCGACCGACGCCGACTGA
- a CDS encoding YbaK/EbsC family protein — MADPLTDALDSTGVEYEIVACDPDLADTAQFCEAYGYSPEDSANTIVVVGKSDPPVYAACVVLATTRLDVNKAVRKRFGVKKASFASGDDTVAITGMQIGGVTPIGLPTDLPIWVDARVMERDRIILGGGSRDRKVYGPPAILSALGADVVDDLAKIPPPAAD; from the coding sequence ATGGCCGACCCGCTGACCGACGCGCTCGACTCGACGGGCGTGGAGTACGAGATCGTGGCCTGCGACCCCGACCTGGCCGACACCGCGCAGTTCTGCGAGGCCTACGGCTATTCGCCCGAAGATTCGGCCAACACCATCGTCGTGGTCGGCAAGTCCGATCCGCCCGTGTACGCCGCGTGCGTCGTGTTGGCCACCACTCGGCTCGACGTGAACAAGGCCGTGCGGAAGCGCTTCGGTGTGAAGAAGGCGTCGTTCGCGAGCGGCGACGACACCGTCGCCATCACGGGCATGCAGATCGGTGGCGTCACGCCGATCGGCCTGCCGACCGACTTGCCGATCTGGGTCGACGCTCGGGTGATGGAGCGTGACCGCATCATCCTGGGTGGCGGATCACGGGACCGCAAGGTGTACGGCCCGCCGGCGATCCTCAGCGCGCTCGGCGCCGACGTCGTCGACGACCTGGCCAAGATCCCACCCCCGGCGGCCGACTGA